In the genome of Vicia villosa cultivar HV-30 ecotype Madison, WI linkage group LG7, Vvil1.0, whole genome shotgun sequence, one region contains:
- the LOC131618219 gene encoding uncharacterized protein LOC131618219 produces MVHPDMFAKTTVRMNVKPSGVKDDVKLDEVKDDVKPRDIKPGVRPVVVKVDVCEKFINKQEVTIRENMLQWVCMEVEKLGSGGVTGRYNNGSNRIKSYVRMRCVRNGTYQPPNMKLKHDDTESRKCECRFKLCGYHKENHTRKFNMVFGIHNHSLNDKLVGYPIVCRLIPEENKVVSNMTLNTPTPKIILATLKWKRPHNVSNIKQVYNVRAQNNLAVRGPRSEMKQLLKLLEDDHYVYRFRVLRIKSQFEIYFY; encoded by the coding sequence ATGGTGCATCCGGATATGTTTGCCAAAACTACTGTGAGGATGAATGTTAAACCGAGCGGAGTGAAAGATGATGTTAAATTGGATGAAGTGAAGGATGATGTTAAACCACGTGATATTAAACCAGGTGTTAGACCGGTTGTTGTCAAGGTAGATGTTTgtgaaaaatttataaataaacaagagGTTACTATTCGTGAAAATATGCTACAATGGGTGTGCATGGAGGTTGAGAAATTGGGGTCTGGAGGTGTAACCGGAAGGTATAACAATGGTTCTAATAGAATAAAATCATATGTAAGAATGAGATGTGTAAGAAATGGCACGTACCAACCACCTAATATGAAGTTGAAACATGATGACACCGAATCAAGAAAATGTGAGTGTCGGTTTAAATTGTGTGGATACCATAAGGAAAATCATACACGGAAATTTAATATGGTTTTTGGTATACATAATCATTCTTTGAATGACAAGCTAGTAGGTTATCCCATTGTATGTCGCCTTATTCCAGAGGAGAATAAAGTTGTTTCAAACATGACATTAAACACGCCGACGCCGAAAATCATACTTGCAACTTTGAAATGGAAAAGACCTCACAATGTTTCAAATATTAAACAAGTATACAATGTGCGTGCCCAAAATAACTTGGCGGTAAGAGGTCCAAGATCTGAAATGAAACAACTATTGAAGCTTTTAGAGGATGACCATTATGTTTATAGGTTCAGAGTTTTGAGGATAAAGTCACAGTTTGAGATATACTTTTATTAA